From the Lacipirellulaceae bacterium genome, the window CTGCGTACCTTTGGTGTGAGGGATCGTGGGACCCGCTGGACATTGCCGAAGACGGTTTCGCCGATGAGGTGATTACTCGGCTCATTCAAGAGCACAATCGCGGTAAGTTTCGTTCCGTTCTTTCAGAGCCAAAGTAAAAAAGCACGCTCCACCAACGTTGGCGGAGCGTGCTTTTCGTTTGTCTGCCGAAGAGTTTCTTAGTATTCGATACCGAAGCGTGCTCCGAAGCCGTGGAAGGCCAAGTCGCCGAGAAAGCCGGAGTCGCTATCCCAACGCTGGGCTTCCCAGAAAATGCCACTCACGAGGTCGAACGATTCGTACTCACGTTCCGACTCTAAGCCTAGTTGGAACTCCCAAACCTGAACGAATTCGTTATGGATACGATAGCGTCCGCCTCCTTCAAAAGCACTCCAAACGTCGGTTTGGCCGAACAAGAGTGCCGTCCGAGCACGAGCGAAAACAGAGAGCCCATCGAAGATGATTGGGCGATTTCCTTCCGCGGAGAATGTTGGGCCGGCCCCCTCAAATTCAACGCCGGTGCTTCCGAACCAAACAATGTCAGAGAGGTCCTCGAAGTTGATAGCCTCTTCACGCAAGCTGACACGAGCATAACGGGCACCGCCTGAGACTCTCCAATCCCAATTCTCGAAGTTACCTCGTTGGGTCAATTCAGAGTCGATTGCGTCAACGTCCAAATTGATCTGGCCCGCCAAGGTGATTGGAGGTCCGCCTTCTTCCACTTCACCGACATAATCGAGATTATTGTCGAAGGTGAACCAACGAACCCGTAAGCCCCCGCCGCCGTCACCCTCGTAACCGAGATTCACACGCTGGGCAAATTCCAGAGGCGACTCGATCGAGCCCCTTTGCGAGGTGACTGAAGGAAGGTCCCCGTAATAGAAGATGTTCGTCACGCCCTGATCGCTAATCTTTGGGGCAATGAACAGCATGTCGATGTTGGCATACCAACCTTCGTCGGCAGCGGCAACGGACGTCAGCAAACTGCATAACGCGAGAGAAAGCACTTTTGTGCGCATGGGAAATCCTTTCCGCCTAGATCAACTATTTCGGTAGCTAATCCATGAGTGAGTTGTTCGTCAGCACCGATCCGTGGTGCTCGTGCCGGCTCCGCTCCTCGGAAACCCGCACATCATCAGAACTCGACATTCCGGCTTGGAAGCGTTGAAAGCAAACCGGCGAGGTGGACATTTCGGAGCAATCCTACGAGCCCGAAAAACCAACAAAGTTTATCTAGCAAGAATTTAGCCGCGATGCTCGCGTCGTGCTGAGAACCGAAAACCTGCTTCTACTGCCCTTCTTGCACGACTGTCTTGCTCATCATGGCCGCCAGACGCTCCAGCGAACGGCTGCAATCCTCCTCAGAGAGATGTACCTGCAGGATGCTAGGCTGCGAGGTTTCCGTCCAAGCTTCTGAGAGCGCCACGTCGAATTCGCCTTCGGTGCGAACGTCATAGCCACGGCCCCCGCCAAGCACTTCTGGGAGCTTGTGATGCTGCCAGCTGTGGACGTCGTTGAATTCGTATTCGCCCGGGTGCAAAAGCCGTTCTGTTCCGTAGCCGCCGTTGTCCAGCACGATGACGATAACCGGCAGCCCGCCACGTACCAAACTCGACAACTCCATCCCTGTCATTTGGAAGGCCCCATCGCCAACGATGGCAACGACCCGCGCTTTGGGCCGAGCGGTTTGTACGCCCAGCGAAGCTGGCACGGCAAATCCCATCGAGGTGTAGTAAGCCGGACTGAGAAACTCCGAGCGGCCATGAGTGGTCAACTCCGTCGAAGCGAACAGGGCGTCGCCGATGTCCGCGACGACGACCGTGTCGCGAGCCTCATCAAGGGCTAACTGTTCATCCAGGCGGCGAATCATCCTAGAGACGGTGATCGCCGCGTCTTTCTCCAAAACGTAAGGCTCAGGTTCCCAGTCGGTGGGGGCTTCAGTTGCATCACGGCGCGAGAGCTCCGCTTTTGAGAGGCCGCCAATAAAGTCCTGCAAGCGAATGTCATGATAGTGGTGATGGCGGATCCGCAGTTGTTCGCTGGTGGCGTAGATGCAATCGCCGATGCTCAGTTCCGCCGTGTAGATGCCCAGGTTGATGTCAGTCATGAAGGTACCGAGCATCACGACGCAGTCGCTCGCCTCGACATACTTCGTCACCTCCTGTCGTCCGAGAGCTCCTTCGTACAGTCCCATGTAGAGCGGGTGCGTCTCCGCGACGACCCCTTTCCCGAGCATCGTCGCGGCCATCGGAATCTGTGCTTTCTCGGCAAGACGTAGCACTTCGTCTTGTAGACCAAAGCGATGGACTTCAACGCCCAGCAATAAGACAGGCTGCTTGGCAGCGTCGATCCGTGCCGCGGCTTCCTTGACCGCTTCGGCCAGCACTTGCGGATTGCTGATTGGTTCAGGCTGCGGTGCTGGGGCGGCCGTGCCTGGCACAACATGGACCATGTCCCGAGGGATCTCCAGATAGACAGGCCGTTTGAAGCGTTGGCAGGCGGCCAACACGCGATCGATCTCGCGAAAAGCGGTCTGCGGGTCGTTGATCTCCGTCCCCGCGATGCAGAGTTTTTCAAACACGTCGTACTGCGTGCGAAAGTCGCGCACCATGTGATGAAGCAATGGATTATGCACCCTTTCACGCAGTCCGGGCGAGCCAGTAATCATTACCACGGGCGACTTCTCCGCGTAAGCTCCCGCGATCGAATTGCAAACGCTCAAGCCGCCGACGCAATAGGTGACGCACAGCGCTCCCATCCCATTCACCCGAGCATAAGCATCTGCCGCAAACCCAGCACAGTCCTCCCGCGTGCAGCCGATCGTATTGATTGAACTCTCTTCGAGCATCGTGTAGAACGACAACACGTAGTCGCCCGGGATGCCAAAAGCGTCGGCGATGCTGTAGTCTTGCAGCCGCTGGATGAGGTATTGGCCGATGGAGAGGGTTTCGGCTGGCAGAACAGACACGCGACATCCTCCTTGTTGGGGTCACACAGGCTGTGTGAATTCTACAAGAGGGCGGCGCGAAATCAAAAGCGGCTATTGGACCGCGAATTCCTCCATCCCACACTTCTCAGTTATCCACCCACTGATCAACTCCGCCGGGGTCACGTCAAAAGCTGGGTTGTAGACGCTCACGCCCTCGGGAGCGGTTGCTCGCCCAAAACCGTTGGTCACTTCGGAATCGTCGCGCTCTTCAATGGGAATCTTCGACCCGTCAGCAAGTTTGGAGTCGATCGTGCTGGTTGGTGCTGCGATGTAGAAGGGAACGTCGTGCGCCTTCGCCAGCGTCGCCACGGCATACGTGCCGATTTTGTTTGCCGCATCACCATTGGCGGCAATGCGATCCGCCCCGGTAACCACGGCTTGTACCCTGCCCTGCTGCATGACATGGCCCGCCATGTTGTCGCAGATGAGTGTGCAGGGAATCCCCCGTTGTGTGAGCTCCCACGCCGTCAGGCGGCTGCCTTGGAGGAGCGGGCGTGTCTCATCGACCCAAACGTGGATGGAACGACGGCGGGCCAACTCGAAGATCACCGAAAGAGCCGTTCCTTCTCCGCCCGTGGCCAAAGCTCCCGCGTTGCAGTGGGTAAGAATACCAACAGGTTCATTATTGGCATCTTTGAACAACGGTGCGAGCAGGTCAGCACCGTTGCGACCAATCGCCAAGCACATCTGAGCGTCTTCTTCATGAATGGCACGGGCTTCGGCGAGCAGCGATTCGCGTCGGCAGTCACGCTGAGCAACTGCACGCATGCGATCCAGCGCCCAAAACAGATTCACAGCCGTGGGCCGACTGGTCGCCAAATAGTCGCAGGCCTTTTCAATTTCGGTCTGACTTTCCGATTTGGCTGCCAGGCACACGCCGTAAGCCGCAGCCACACCAATCGCTGGGGCACCTCGTACGGAAAGTCGCTTGATCGCCTGCCAGACTTCTTCGACCGTTGTGCAATCGATTTCGACCAACTCGATTGGCAGCTTTGTTTGGTCGATCATCCGCAAATGGCCATTGGCGTTGCCGATCCATTGAAGTGTTGGAGGTGAAGTGGGCATCTGGTGCTGTTTCGCCTACATGGTGAGGAGTGGCGCTTTCTTGCCAGGACTCACCACGCGGAGCGTGGTGTTACTGTAACTCCACGCTCCGCGTGGAATAGTCTTGGTGGAGGGAGTGTCTCGTTCTACGGCAAAACGCTACAAAAAATCTTACGCCAAATCGCCGTACAGTTTCTTGATCGACTTGTTGTGCCGTACGTTCTGACGGATGAAAAACCAGAACGGCAACTTGAGCTTCCAAAGTGGGATTTGTTCAACGGCTGCAACTTGCTGATGAATTGATTCGGCGATGATTTCGTGCAACTTGCCCGCGGGATGTCTGGGAACAAAGCCAGTGCTTTTCTTCAAGGTCGCCAATCCGGCTTCGTGCTTTTTCCAAAGTTCGCTTAGCGAGAAAGTTTCGAAGGTCTGAAGATAGTGTCCGCGCTTACTGCTCGGGAGAAGTTGGCCCCCTTTATTTGATCCCGTGGTTAGCATGCCACCTTCCTGGCTGAGCGTGACGTAGTCGGTCGCTTCTTGAGTCGTCTCCTGAACGGTCACCTGATAGATACAGAGAAAGGTGTCCTCCTCCGGTTTCCGCCAAGCGACGATCACGGTCGGCCCTGCACCGCCGGTCATCTTGTAGGCCCCCACGGGCTGGAAGCCAAGGTTCTCGACCGTCAACGGATCGGCGACGCCGCCCGCCCGGGGAGGCAGAAAGTACGTGCTGGCAACATCGTCCGGCATTGGGGTTACCGTGGCTTCTCTGAGAGCCAAAACCGACTTGCTGCCCGCGACTGAGACGACCGCGAAGACGAGTATGCCGACTACGAGAATACCAATCAGCAGATTGACGAGCATAGTGGGACTTTCAAGCTAGATGAGAAATCTTTCAACGAATCAATACCCGAAGCGTAAGCGAGGGGTCACGCCAAAAAGACGATATTCTCTCGCTTACGCTTCGGGTTACGATTCGCTTGGAGAACGCAACGCTTAATCGAGGCCGCCTCAAGGCGGAACTATGAACCTATCTCCGCCAATTCCAACCCAAACGTCTCCGCCACCGCTCGATTCGTCACCTTTCCTGCGTGCATGTTGATCGCTTTCGCGATGGGAGGCAACTCCTTTGCAGCGGCCTCGATCCCTTTTTCTGCAAGTTGGATCACCCACGGGAGCGTCACGTTGCAGAGCGCGAACGTGCTGGTACGCCCCACGGCCCCGGGCATGTTGGTCACGCAGTAGTGTACCACTTCATCCACAATGTAGGTCGGATCGCTGTGCGAAGTGGGACGGCTCGTTTCAATACAGCCCCCTTGATCGATCGCCACGTCGATAATCACGCTGCCCGGTTTCATCCCTTTCAAGTGTTCATTCGTAATCAGACGCGGTGCCTTGGCTCCGGGGATCAGCACGGCTCCGACCACGAGGTCAGCACGTTCAAGTTGCTCGTTGATCGTGTGACGGTCGCTGAACAGGCAATCGACATTCGGCGGCATCACGTCTGAGAGGTAACGCAGTCGATCCACGTTGATATCGAGAATCGCCACGTTCGCGTTAAAGCCAGCAGCGATCTTGGCCGCGTTCGCTCCCACGATTCCGCCGCCGAGAACGAGGATATTCGCCGGTGCCACCCCAGGCACACCGCCGAGCAAAATCCCCCGGCCCATCTGCGGGCGTTCGAGATACTTTGCTCCTTCTTGAATACTCATCCGACCAGCAACTTCGCTCATCGGCGTTAGCAGCGGCAATTGGCCCTTCGCGTCCGAGAGTGTTTCGTAGGCGATGGCCGTCGCGCCGCTGGAAAGGACCGACTTTGTCAGTTCCTCATCCGCAGCAAAGTGGAAGTAGGTGAACAAGGCCTGTCCGTCGCGCAACAGTGGCCATTCGGGAGGCATTGGTTCCTTCACCTTGACGACCAGATCAGACCGTTCGAAAACTTCTTCTGGCGTGGCAACCATCTCGCAACCGGAGCGGAGATAGTCGTGATCTGGGAGCCCCGAGCCCAGTCCTGCCCCCGCTTCCACCAGGACCGTGTGACCGCGACGAGTCAGTTCCTCGACACCCACGGGAAGCATTGCCACGCGGTACTCATCCTGCTTAATTTCACGGGGAACTCCTACGATCATGGCGAAGCCTTACAGTCGGTGCTAGATTGGGCGGTTGGTACGATTAACGTTAATCTCGCGTGTGTCGGGCAGTTTATCACAGAAGGCAGTTCCTACTGCACGACACGAAGCGCAAAAGAATGTGCGCAAATCACCGCGTGCACTGAATCTCGCCTTAGCAACCACGATATCCGTCGCCATGGCCCAACCCCCGCAACCCGCACCGCCAGGAGCCCCGCCCCCAGGAGACAGTCGCCTCCTTACCTGGATAACGTTCGGCATCATTGCCGGTTGGGGCGGATTGCTGGCCTTGGGATCGTTTCTTGGGCTCGACAACAAGACCCCTAGCTTCGACTGGCGGCGGGGCGGCGTGATGCTCTTCTGCAGCGGGTTCTTCCTCGTAATGTGGCTGCTGGCAATGGGGGCTCGCTCGAGAAAGCTCCGCAATCAGCAGCAAAAGAGCGAAGTCTCGAACCACGAATTAAGCGAATAACACGAGGTTCGCCGCGTGAGCTTGCTCCGCGCTGGCATTCGGATCGCGGAGCAAGCTCAGCGGCGAAATGACGATTCTGAGGGCATCATGGCGAGGAAATTTCGCTCTCTGAACGCCTCCCCACGCTTGTCATCGGGCTCGAATTTGGCTATTTTGATCGATTCGCAACAGTTTCCAGGCGTAAGCTGTGGCCCCGCTATTAGACAGAAGCAGCAATTCTATGAAAACGTACATGGCCCGGCCCCGGGATTTTGAAAACGGCACGATCGACCGCAAATGGCTGCTGGTGGATGCAGAGGACAAGATCGTCGGTCGGCTGGCGAGCGAGATTGCCGTCATCCTGATGGGCAAGCACCGCCCCACCTATACGCCGCACATCGATACCGGCGACTACATCGTGGTCGTGAATGCGGAGAAGGTGAAATTTACCGGCAAGAAATGGGAGCAAAAGAAGTACGCCTGGTACACCGGCTACCCACAGCAACGCACGATCACGGCGGAAGACCGTCTGGAAAAGAAGCCAGAGATGATTCTCCGCGAAGCGGTCCGCCGCATGCTGCCCAAGAGCAAGCTGGGACGGCAGATGCTTAGCAAGCTGAAAATTTACGCCGGCCCGACCCACGAGCATCAAGCCCAGAATCCCGAGCCAACCGAGTTGGCTTCAAAATAAATCACTGTAGAGAACGTCCTCCGTGGCGTTCCAAAAACGAATCAGCAGGAATCACCGTATGGCAGTCGCAATTGAAGAAGCCCTTGGTACTGGTCGTCGCAAGACTTCTGTCGCTCGTGTTCGCATTCGCGAAGGCAGCGGCAAGTTGTTGATCAACAAGAAGGAACTCGACGAGTTCTTCAAGGTCGAGCAAGACCGCAATGCGGTGCTCGCTCCGCTGCTGCACTGCGAGGTGAAGGACTCGGTTGATGTTGTCATCCGCGTTCACGGCGGCGGCACCACCGGCCAAGCTGGCGCCTGCATGCAAGGGATCGCCCGTGCTCTGCTGAAGCACGACAGCGACCTCGCCGAGAAGCTCCGCGAAAAGGGCTTCCTCACCCGCGACAGCCGCATGAAAGAACGCAAGAAACCCGGCCTCCACGGCGCCCGCCGCGGCACACAGTTCTCCAAGCGTTAATCGCTGGCTCAGGGAACAACTTCAGAGACGCACGAGCCCACGGCGCGAGCCGTGGGTTTTCTTTTTTGAACCGCCAAGGACGCGAAGAGCGCCAAGGTTGGGGATATGGGGGATTAGATGGTGTAAGCTCTCAACATTTGAGGCTCTTCGGCTCTGCTGCTATTATCAGGGCGGCACCGACACCAGCGTCACCTCACCAATTACTTCCGGAGTGTACTTATGATGGCTTCGAAGATTGGAAATTATCTGTCTGCGGCCTTAGTTCTTATTTTCTACGCTGAGCCTGTCGCAGCAATTGTCATCGACGATTTTTCTGTTGGGCCGATCACTGTCGAGAGAACGGGAGTTGATCCTGGCATGGCCGAGCAGTTGGGGTTGAACCCTACGAACGTCATTGGCGGTGTCAGATCAATTAGCGTGGGGAGCAGCGGCAGCCCCATTCAAACACTGGAAATTCAGGCGGAAGAAAGTCAACTTGTATTTGAAACCGGACCTCACGCGAATACCTTCATTGGCTACTTCGATATTTCTTATGGTTCAACTTCCTTGCCTTTGAACATAGACCTGACTGCCAATGGAGCGAATGCCTTTCTGTTGGAGTACGAAACCAATCTAGATCGTGTGCCACTTGCACGGGTTATCGTTAGCTCACCCAGTGGAACCGATAATCCAGCTTTCAGTAACTTTGATACGCAGCCATTACCGGGCGGCCGGACAAGAATCGTATTGCCGTTCGATCGTTATCCGCGTGTCGATTTTGAGAACGTGACACAAATCTCCCTAGATGTTGCTCGCTTTCCTTCAGCATCGCAGATTACTTTCTATCGATTCGAGACGGTGCCAGAACCTACAACAGCGATGCTGATCGTTGCGAGCCTGATGTCGTTCGCAATCCAACATCGAAGCCGCGTGGCTCAAAATTAACTGGTCAGCACGCCGAACAAAGTCTCGGCGAGATCCTCTCGGTACCACGGTAGACAATCAGAGTCCCACTCAGATTCCTCGGTCGGCAAGCCTCCTGTCGGAATTACAGGAATCAAAACAAATCCGTGTCATCCGTGCAATCCGTGGCCAAAAAGAACGCCACCACACGAACACGTATCGCGCCGAAACCTTGGCGCTCTTCGCGTCCTTGGCGGTTCAAAAAAGAATCACCGCCCCTCACGCAGCGTATTGAAATACTCTTCCGCGTGATCGCGCCGCGACTTGGGCAACTGTTCCATAATCAGCGGATCAGCAGGCTCGCTGCCTTGGGATTGCATCTCCTGGCGGAGTTGCTCGACAACTTCGCCACGGATGTTGGGACCGTTGGCTTCGCCGGCGATGACCGCGGCACCTTTGCCGACGTTTTGTCGGACGCGTGAGTCGCGGAAGCGGACGTCGTCTTTTTCGTCAGGCCGCGTTCCGCCGCCGGGGCCCTCGCCTTTGGCGTTTTTCGAGTCGCTGGGTTTCTTACCGCCCTTGCCCCCGTTGCACGCTTGGCAGCCGCCACCCTCGCATTGCTGGCAGCCGAGAGCGTCTTTGGTCATTTGCAGTTCGTCCATCATCGCTTGCAGCATGTCGCCCTCTTCCATTTGCTGCTGCATTTGTTCGAGCTGCTGCTGCATCTGCTTCATCGCTTCAGCCGCGGCTTGCTGATCGCCTTTCTGCATGGCCTGCTGGGCCTTTTGCATCTGTTGGGCCATTTGCTGCATCGCCTGATTCTGCTGGGCTTGCTTCTGCATCTGGTCGAGCTTCTGTTGCAACTGGCCAGCTTTGGCGGTGTTGCCTTCGCGCTTGGCTTGCTCGATCTGCTTCTTCAGTTGCTCCTGAGCCTGCTTCTTGGCTTCTGCCGCTTTGGACAGCTTCTGCTGCATCTGCTTGAGCTGCTCTTGAAGTTGCTTCTTGTCCTCTTCGCTGAGCTTGCCGTTCTTGACCTTTTCAGCCAGCTTCTTGAGTTCCTGCTGGGCCTTCTTAAAGTCGCCCTTCTTCATGGCGTCGGCCATTTTGTCGGCAGGGCCTTTGTTGAAGTCCTTCATCTTGTTGAGTTGCTTCTGCAGTTCCTTCTGGCCGCCGACTTTTTCTTGCCGTTGTTCGAGTTGTTTGGCCAGATCGTTGAGCTTGACGAGGGCCTTCTTACGGCCTTCTTTATCTTTGCCGGCATCCTCAAGATCCTTTGATTCTTTCTCTAGTTGGCGGAACAGTTCTTCCGCATCCTTGAGCCCCGCTTCGGCGGCCTTCTTGCGTCGCTCTTCCAGACGCTTGCGCGTTTTTTCCAGATTCTCTTTCTCTTGTTTGGTTAGCTCGGTCGTGGCCGTTGGGTTGACGGTGCTCTGGGCTTCTTGATTGTCGAACAGCATCACCACCGCGATTGCCAGTGCTGCTGGGACCAGCGGCAACCAGGGACGCTTGCCTAGCGAGATGCCGAACTTCTCATCGACCTCGACACGCTTCACAGCACGCACCGCATCGTTGAGTAATGCCTGTCCTGCTGGAGTGTCTTGATACTGTTCGGGTAGAGACAGAGTGCTGGCGACGCGCTCGCGGAGATCGTAGCGGGTGTCGATTTCAATAGCCGCATCGAGTTCGTCTTTACGGCTCACGAGCATCCAAATCAGCGAAGCAACGATTCCCAACCCTGCCGCACTTCCGAAACACCATGTGACGAAGTTCGCAGGCAGACCTTCCACGGCGACCACTTTGGGGACCGCCACGGCGACGACGACGGCTGAAAATGCGAAAAGTGAGCAAATGATCAGCCGTTTGAGGTAGAGTTCCGTATTGAGCCGGCCTTGTGCCTTAGCGACTTGGGAGCGAATTTCGTCCATGGCGATCAGTTGGGTAGAGGTGGCTGTTGCGGTTAAAATAACCGAAAGGCGTAGCTACATTGTACGCCGCTTCCATTAAGTCGTCACGTTGAGCCCATATCACGCTTTTATACAGCTGTATGTCGAAGGATTCTCACTTGCCGTCGCCCACAGAACGCCCCCAGGCGGACGTGGTGCTCTACGATGGGCAATGTGGCATCTGCACGGCAGGCGTCTCGAAGCTGCCCTGGTGGGACTGCCAGGGCCATCTGGCGTACCTCTCGCTGCACGATCCGCAAGTGGCCGAGCGCTGGCCTGAGCTTGAGAAAGACCGACTCTACGACGAAATGTGCATCGTCGATGGAGAGGGTCGCCAACATTGGGGAGCGTACGCCCTGCGGTACCTCACCCGCCGCTTAAGGCGACTCTGGTGGGCGGCTCCACTGTTGCACTTCCCAGGGAGCATGTTGCTTTGGAAGCCGCTGTATCGCTGGGTAGCGAAGAACCGCTATCGGCTGAGCGGC encodes:
- the rpsI gene encoding 30S ribosomal protein S9; amino-acid sequence: MAVAIEEALGTGRRKTSVARVRIREGSGKLLINKKELDEFFKVEQDRNAVLAPLLHCEVKDSVDVVIRVHGGGTTGQAGACMQGIARALLKHDSDLAEKLREKGFLTRDSRMKERKKPGLHGARRGTQFSKR
- a CDS encoding DUF393 domain-containing protein, producing MPSPTERPQADVVLYDGQCGICTAGVSKLPWWDCQGHLAYLSLHDPQVAERWPELEKDRLYDEMCIVDGEGRQHWGAYALRYLTRRLRRLWWAAPLLHFPGSMLLWKPLYRWVAKNRYRLSGTECETDACKLHR
- the rplM gene encoding 50S ribosomal protein L13, giving the protein MARPRDFENGTIDRKWLLVDAEDKIVGRLASEIAVILMGKHRPTYTPHIDTGDYIVVVNAEKVKFTGKKWEQKKYAWYTGYPQQRTITAEDRLEKKPEMILREAVRRMLPKSKLGRQMLSKLKIYAGPTHEHQAQNPEPTELASK
- a CDS encoding Lpg1974 family pore-forming outer membrane protein, producing MRTKVLSLALCSLLTSVAAADEGWYANIDMLFIAPKISDQGVTNIFYYGDLPSVTSQRGSIESPLEFAQRVNLGYEGDGGGGLRVRWFTFDNNLDYVGEVEEGGPPITLAGQINLDVDAIDSELTQRGNFENWDWRVSGGARYARVSLREEAINFEDLSDIVWFGSTGVEFEGAGPTFSAEGNRPIIFDGLSVFARARTALLFGQTDVWSAFEGGGRYRIHNEFVQVWEFQLGLESEREYESFDLVSGIFWEAQRWDSDSGFLGDLAFHGFGARFGIEY
- the ald gene encoding alanine dehydrogenase; this translates as MIVGVPREIKQDEYRVAMLPVGVEELTRRGHTVLVEAGAGLGSGLPDHDYLRSGCEMVATPEEVFERSDLVVKVKEPMPPEWPLLRDGQALFTYFHFAADEELTKSVLSSGATAIAYETLSDAKGQLPLLTPMSEVAGRMSIQEGAKYLERPQMGRGILLGGVPGVAPANILVLGGGIVGANAAKIAAGFNANVAILDINVDRLRYLSDVMPPNVDCLFSDRHTINEQLERADLVVGAVLIPGAKAPRLITNEHLKGMKPGSVIIDVAIDQGGCIETSRPTSHSDPTYIVDEVVHYCVTNMPGAVGRTSTFALCNVTLPWVIQLAEKGIEAAAKELPPIAKAINMHAGKVTNRAVAETFGLELAEIGS
- the mtnA gene encoding S-methyl-5-thioribose-1-phosphate isomerase, coding for MPTSPPTLQWIGNANGHLRMIDQTKLPIELVEIDCTTVEEVWQAIKRLSVRGAPAIGVAAAYGVCLAAKSESQTEIEKACDYLATSRPTAVNLFWALDRMRAVAQRDCRRESLLAEARAIHEEDAQMCLAIGRNGADLLAPLFKDANNEPVGILTHCNAGALATGGEGTALSVIFELARRRSIHVWVDETRPLLQGSRLTAWELTQRGIPCTLICDNMAGHVMQQGRVQAVVTGADRIAANGDAANKIGTYAVATLAKAHDVPFYIAAPTSTIDSKLADGSKIPIEERDDSEVTNGFGRATAPEGVSVYNPAFDVTPAELISGWITEKCGMEEFAVQ
- a CDS encoding thiamine pyrophosphate-binding protein, with product MSVLPAETLSIGQYLIQRLQDYSIADAFGIPGDYVLSFYTMLEESSINTIGCTREDCAGFAADAYARVNGMGALCVTYCVGGLSVCNSIAGAYAEKSPVVMITGSPGLRERVHNPLLHHMVRDFRTQYDVFEKLCIAGTEINDPQTAFREIDRVLAACQRFKRPVYLEIPRDMVHVVPGTAAPAPQPEPISNPQVLAEAVKEAAARIDAAKQPVLLLGVEVHRFGLQDEVLRLAEKAQIPMAATMLGKGVVAETHPLYMGLYEGALGRQEVTKYVEASDCVVMLGTFMTDINLGIYTAELSIGDCIYATSEQLRIRHHHYHDIRLQDFIGGLSKAELSRRDATEAPTDWEPEPYVLEKDAAITVSRMIRRLDEQLALDEARDTVVVADIGDALFASTELTTHGRSEFLSPAYYTSMGFAVPASLGVQTARPKARVVAIVGDGAFQMTGMELSSLVRGGLPVIVIVLDNGGYGTERLLHPGEYEFNDVHSWQHHKLPEVLGGGRGYDVRTEGEFDVALSEAWTETSQPSILQVHLSEEDCSRSLERLAAMMSKTVVQEGQ